In Amycolatopsis sp. EV170708-02-1, the following are encoded in one genomic region:
- a CDS encoding DUF2277 domain-containing protein, with amino-acid sequence MCRNITTLRGLEPAATPDEIEAAARQYVRKVSGVQSLSDATREPFEAAVAEITEITRRVLSELPPRRQPPATVPPLRRPEVQARIAAKAAKSQAS; translated from the coding sequence ATGTGCCGCAACATCACCACGCTGCGAGGCCTGGAACCGGCGGCGACGCCGGACGAGATCGAGGCCGCCGCCCGCCAGTACGTCCGCAAGGTGTCCGGGGTGCAGAGCCTGTCCGACGCCACCCGCGAGCCGTTCGAGGCCGCCGTCGCCGAGATCACCGAGATCACCCGGCGAGTGCTGTCCGAGCTGCCGCCACGCCGTCAGCCGCCGGCGACGGTGCCGCCGCTGCGCCGTCCCGAGGTCCAGGCACGAATCGCGGCGAAGGCCGCGAAGAGCCAGGCTTCCTGA
- a CDS encoding DUF4190 domain-containing protein, translated as MTYPQDPYGQQQPYGQQPPYGQPYQQPGYGYGPAMPPQEQGLAIAALVVSIASLVACSGLPSIAGVIMGHIAHSKAKRGEAGGQGMALAAIIIGYLGVAVIVLILIGVIFVGILTDWDFD; from the coding sequence GTGACATACCCGCAAGACCCCTACGGTCAGCAGCAGCCCTACGGCCAGCAACCTCCGTACGGGCAGCCGTACCAGCAACCGGGTTACGGATACGGCCCGGCGATGCCGCCACAGGAACAAGGTCTGGCGATCGCGGCGCTGGTCGTGTCGATCGCCAGTCTCGTGGCGTGCAGCGGGCTGCCGTCGATCGCCGGCGTCATCATGGGGCACATCGCGCACTCCAAGGCCAAACGCGGGGAAGCGGGCGGCCAGGGAATGGCGCTCGCGGCGATCATCATCGGCTATCTCGGCGTCGCGGTCATCGTGCTGATCCTGATCGGCGTCATCTTCGTGGGCATCCTGACCGACTGGGACTTCGACTAG
- a CDS encoding RICIN domain-containing protein, with product MGSSTGGLVNLSHRPRTDAMSQKWILGYNTGLQLVNANSQLCADSAQSGTAPGTPILQYNCNGQNGMRWAFQPLGNGKVAIFNYLTGYAITDGGAYPAPLVQRPYTGAANQQWTLNPVADPGPKAGKKYYLTVATNGNSAAVVDGSSSAGAKITNVARQNDNGQKWRLTDAGGGYWRISNERSGQCLRPVSGSTAEGAQFEQTHCGSATNQQWKLLRSADMRYGLVNRASKLAVRQINNGTASLLEQRPFQGGRSDETVWALVPA from the coding sequence GTGGGCTCGTCGACCGGCGGCCTGGTCAACCTCAGCCACCGGCCGCGGACCGACGCGATGAGCCAGAAGTGGATCCTGGGCTACAACACCGGTCTTCAGCTGGTCAACGCGAACAGTCAGCTGTGCGCCGACAGCGCCCAGAGCGGGACGGCGCCGGGAACGCCGATCCTGCAGTACAACTGCAACGGCCAGAACGGCATGCGGTGGGCGTTCCAGCCGCTCGGCAACGGCAAGGTGGCGATCTTCAACTACCTGACGGGTTACGCGATCACCGACGGCGGCGCTTACCCGGCGCCTCTGGTCCAGCGGCCCTACACCGGAGCGGCGAACCAGCAGTGGACTCTGAACCCCGTCGCCGATCCCGGTCCGAAGGCGGGCAAGAAGTACTACTTGACCGTCGCCACCAACGGCAACAGCGCGGCGGTCGTGGACGGCTCGTCGTCGGCGGGCGCGAAGATCACCAACGTGGCCAGGCAGAACGACAACGGCCAGAAGTGGCGGCTCACCGACGCGGGCGGCGGGTACTGGAGGATCTCCAACGAGCGGAGCGGTCAGTGCCTGCGGCCGGTCTCCGGCAGCACCGCCGAGGGCGCGCAGTTCGAACAAACGCACTGCGGCTCGGCCACCAACCAGCAGTGGAAGCTGTTGCGGAGCGCCGACATGCGCTACGGGCTGGTGAACCGGGCGAGCAAGCTGGCGGTGCGGCAGATCAACAACGGCACGGCTTCGCTCCTGGAGCAGCGGCCGTTCCAGGGCGGCCGTAGCGACGAGACCGTCTGGGCGCTCGTGCCCGCGTGA
- a CDS encoding YciI family protein translates to MPKYLLLKHYRGAPAAVNDIPMEQWAPEEITAHIDYMRDFANRLVKTGEFVGEQALAPEGTFVRYDGEGKPPVTDGPFAETKDLIAGFMIIDVDSYERALELAGELSAAPGAGGKPIHEWLELRPLWGEPLVTTE, encoded by the coding sequence ATGCCCAAGTACCTGCTGCTCAAGCACTACCGCGGCGCTCCGGCAGCGGTGAACGACATCCCGATGGAGCAATGGGCGCCGGAGGAGATCACGGCGCATATCGACTACATGAGGGACTTCGCGAACCGGCTAGTGAAGACCGGCGAGTTCGTCGGAGAGCAGGCTCTCGCTCCCGAAGGCACCTTCGTGCGGTACGACGGCGAGGGCAAACCGCCGGTCACCGACGGCCCCTTCGCCGAGACCAAGGACCTCATCGCCGGTTTCATGATCATCGACGTCGACAGCTACGAGCGAGCGCTCGAACTGGCGGGTGAACTGTCGGCCGCCCCGGGAGCGGGCGGGAAGCCGATCCACGAATGGCTCGAACTGCGTCCGCTGTGGGGCGAGCCGCTCGTCACCACGGAGTGA
- a CDS encoding RNA polymerase sigma factor, with amino-acid sequence MDEALLRSLTPNVLGILVRRGADFASAEDAVQEALIEAVRVWPDGRPNDPKGWLVTVAWRKFLGMARSDAARRRREDLVDDEPAPGPAPAVDDTLQLYFLCAHPSLTPASAVALTLRAVGGLTTRQIAQAYLVPEATMAQRISRAKRTVSGVRFDQAGDVATVLRVLYLVFNEGYSGDVDLAAEAIRLTRRLFASIDHPEVAGLLALMLLHHARRAARTAADGELVPLAEQDRGAWDTRLIAEGVEILQAALARDRLGEFQAQAAIAALHADAPTAGETDWVQIVEWYDELTRLTGSPVVRLNRAVAVGEADGPRAGLAALAELDDSLPRYAAVAAYLHERDGDPVTAARLYDEAADKASDQAERAHLTRQAARLRK; translated from the coding sequence CTGGACGAGGCCCTGCTCCGGAGCCTCACGCCGAACGTCCTCGGGATCCTCGTCCGCCGCGGAGCCGACTTCGCGTCGGCCGAGGACGCCGTCCAGGAGGCGCTGATCGAGGCCGTCCGCGTCTGGCCCGATGGACGGCCGAACGATCCGAAGGGCTGGCTCGTCACCGTCGCGTGGCGCAAGTTCCTCGGCATGGCACGGTCCGATGCCGCCCGCCGCCGTCGCGAGGACCTCGTCGACGACGAGCCGGCGCCGGGTCCCGCGCCCGCGGTGGACGACACGCTGCAGCTCTACTTCCTGTGCGCCCACCCGTCGCTGACGCCGGCTTCGGCGGTCGCGCTCACCCTGCGCGCCGTCGGCGGGCTCACCACCCGTCAGATCGCCCAGGCGTACCTGGTGCCCGAGGCGACGATGGCGCAGCGCATCAGCCGCGCCAAGCGCACCGTCTCCGGAGTGCGTTTCGACCAGGCGGGCGACGTCGCCACCGTGCTCCGCGTGCTCTACCTCGTGTTCAACGAGGGCTACTCGGGCGACGTCGACCTCGCCGCCGAGGCCATCCGGCTCACCCGGCGGCTCTTCGCCTCGATCGACCATCCCGAGGTCGCCGGGCTGCTCGCCCTCATGCTGCTCCACCACGCCCGGCGCGCCGCGCGGACGGCGGCCGACGGCGAGCTGGTGCCCCTCGCCGAACAGGACCGCGGCGCCTGGGACACGCGCCTGATCGCCGAGGGCGTCGAGATCCTCCAAGCCGCGCTGGCCCGCGACCGGCTGGGCGAATTCCAGGCACAGGCCGCCATCGCGGCGCTCCACGCCGACGCGCCCACCGCCGGAGAGACCGACTGGGTGCAGATCGTCGAGTGGTACGACGAACTCACGCGGCTGACCGGCAGCCCGGTCGTCCGGCTCAACCGCGCGGTCGCCGTCGGCGAGGCGGACGGACCGCGCGCGGGGCTGGCCGCGCTCGCGGAACTGGACGATTCGCTGCCGAGGTACGCCGCGGTGGCGGCGTACCTGCACGAGCGCGACGGTGATCCGGTGACCGCGGCAAGGCTGTACGACGAGGCCGCAGACAAGGCGTCCGACCAGGCCGAACGCGCGCACCTGACGCGTCAGGCGGCGAGGCTCAGGAAGTGA
- a CDS encoding MarR family winged helix-turn-helix transcriptional regulator codes for MAVEQKEVRWLSESEMVAWRSYIVATMRLRQRLHRELSERHDVTLADYEVLVCLSLQPDRRMRMTELASMLGSTKSRLSHQMVRLEADGLIRRTRDPADKRGVVAEMTGSGAQLLEGAAPTHVEGVREHLIDLLTPEEQRVLGQAFGRVLDHLSEIDGLPRLPPITS; via the coding sequence ATGGCGGTGGAGCAGAAGGAAGTGCGCTGGCTGTCCGAGTCCGAGATGGTCGCCTGGCGCTCGTACATCGTCGCCACCATGCGGCTGCGGCAGCGCCTCCATCGCGAACTCTCCGAGCGTCACGACGTCACCCTCGCCGACTACGAGGTCTTGGTCTGCCTTTCGCTCCAGCCCGACAGGCGGATGCGGATGACGGAGCTGGCGAGCATGCTCGGCTCGACCAAGAGCAGGCTTTCGCATCAGATGGTCCGGCTGGAGGCCGACGGCCTCATCCGCCGCACCCGCGACCCGGCGGACAAGCGCGGTGTCGTCGCGGAGATGACCGGGAGCGGCGCACAGCTGCTGGAGGGCGCGGCGCCGACGCATGTCGAAGGGGTCCGGGAACATCTGATCGACCTGCTGACTCCCGAGGAGCAGCGCGTGCTGGGGCAGGCTTTCGGGCGCGTGCTGGATCACCTGTCGGAGATCGACGGCCTGCCGCGGCTGCCGCCGATCACTTCCTGA